The following are encoded together in the Rhizobium brockwellii genome:
- a CDS encoding NCS1 family nucleobase:cation symporter-1 — MSVRNPSPSLYNEDLAPAEERKWGAFSIFNVWTSDVHSLWGYYLAASLFLLCGSFVNFVIAIGIGSLVIFILMSLVGNAGVRTGVPFPVLARASFGTFGANVPALVRAVVACFWYGAQTAAASGAIVALLIRNDSLLAFHQNSHFLGHSTLEVICYVIVWGLQLLIIQRGMETVRKFQDWAGPAVWIMMLVLAVYLVVKSGTFSFGSEIPRDVLIEKTKDAGVPGEPGSIAALAAVAATWITYFAALYLNFCDFSRYATNEKALRKGNLWGLPINLLAFCLVAGVTTTAAFTVYGEVLLHPEMISAKFDSWFLALLAALTFAIATLGINVVANFVSPAFDFANVFPRQINFKRGGYIAALIALVLYPFAPWETGAAHFVNFIGSTMGPIFGIMMVDYYLIRKSQLNVEALYHENGEFRFQSGWHGNAFIAFAVGVLFSSILPTFTTILPDWWGTYGWFFGVAIGGAIYFVLRMGARRKPAFAS; from the coding sequence ATGAGCGTACGAAATCCGTCTCCCTCGTTATACAACGAGGATCTTGCACCAGCCGAGGAGCGCAAATGGGGTGCATTCAGCATCTTTAACGTCTGGACATCAGACGTCCATAGCCTGTGGGGCTACTATCTGGCGGCGAGCCTGTTCCTGCTGTGTGGCAGCTTCGTCAATTTCGTCATCGCCATCGGCATCGGATCGCTGGTCATCTTCATTCTGATGAGCCTGGTCGGCAATGCCGGCGTGCGCACCGGCGTACCCTTTCCGGTTCTGGCGCGCGCCTCCTTCGGCACGTTCGGGGCGAACGTGCCGGCACTCGTCCGAGCGGTGGTCGCCTGCTTCTGGTATGGGGCGCAGACTGCCGCCGCATCCGGCGCCATCGTCGCCTTGCTGATCCGCAATGACAGCCTGCTTGCCTTTCACCAGAACAGCCACTTCCTCGGCCACTCGACACTCGAGGTCATCTGCTACGTCATCGTCTGGGGTCTGCAGTTGCTGATCATTCAGCGCGGGATGGAAACGGTTCGCAAGTTCCAGGATTGGGCCGGCCCGGCCGTCTGGATCATGATGCTGGTGCTCGCGGTCTATCTGGTCGTCAAGTCGGGCACTTTCTCCTTCGGGTCCGAAATCCCGCGCGACGTGCTGATCGAAAAGACCAAGGATGCGGGCGTGCCGGGTGAGCCTGGTTCGATTGCAGCGCTAGCTGCCGTGGCCGCCACCTGGATCACCTATTTCGCTGCACTTTACCTGAATTTCTGCGATTTTTCGCGCTACGCAACGAATGAAAAGGCGCTCAGGAAAGGCAACCTCTGGGGGCTCCCGATCAACCTCCTGGCCTTCTGCCTCGTTGCAGGCGTCACCACCACGGCCGCATTTACGGTCTACGGCGAGGTCTTGCTGCATCCCGAAATGATATCGGCAAAATTCGACAGCTGGTTCCTGGCGCTGCTTGCGGCGCTGACATTCGCCATCGCAACGCTTGGCATCAACGTTGTGGCGAACTTCGTGTCGCCGGCCTTCGACTTCGCCAATGTCTTCCCGCGCCAGATCAACTTCAAACGCGGCGGATATATCGCCGCATTGATCGCTCTCGTACTTTACCCGTTTGCTCCCTGGGAGACGGGTGCTGCGCATTTCGTCAATTTCATCGGATCGACGATGGGGCCGATCTTCGGCATCATGATGGTGGATTACTATCTGATCCGGAAGAGCCAGTTGAACGTCGAAGCGCTCTATCATGAGAATGGCGAATTCCGGTTCCAGAGCGGATGGCACGGCAATGCCTTCATCGCATTTGCGGTGGGTGTGCTGTTCTCCTCGATCCTGCCGACCTTCACCACCATCCTGCCGGACTGGTGGGGAACCTACGGCTGGTTCTTCGGCGTCGCCATCGGCGGGGCGATCTATTTCGTGTTGAGAATGGGCGCGCGGCGCAAACCGGCCTTCGCGTCCTGA
- a CDS encoding HAMP domain-containing methyl-accepting chemotaxis protein, with product MRRPNIKSSLLLIFSGIALLFGLVAYLAVDGLRNTNGSTEEIATNWLPSVQASQAINLAMTNLRLAYRDHIIAQSDAEKKTREEAIKVAEDTVGKAVDAYLPLASSDHERELIKTIKESVGGYIASSSQLLVLSRANKTEEAGQYLGGEMRSYSDKLKEATAALVELNVSGSNTAAELSKETFASIEFELFAAIGFAGLLVLGAVVFVLTGIANPITGITASMRRLAEGDTGSEIPFADRADEIGSMAGAVEIFRQAAITNKRMAIEADENRNRAEADRLAAQQQAEADASERLRIATSGLAAGLKRLAGGDLAFQLNETFAPDFEALRHDFNQSVTQLGSTLRAISESIGTIDEGTREISSGASDLAKRTEQQAASLEETAAALEEITANVSNSSKRTEETRTVATEANRSAGVSAEVVSHAEEAMERIETSSQQISNIISVIDEIAFQTNLLALNAGVEAARAGEAGKGFAVVAQEVRELAQRSASAAKEIKGLIQNSSKEVEGGVKLVRDTGQALKTIGGFITQINHHMDSIATSAKEQSIGLSEVNVAVNRMDQTTQQNATMVQQSTAASDSLAQEAQKLRELIAQFRLDDAVSQSSALRSTARTMAQPTARAAMHAVAARR from the coding sequence ATGCGTCGTCCAAACATAAAATCGAGTTTGCTGTTGATTTTCAGCGGCATAGCTCTTCTTTTCGGGCTTGTCGCTTATCTCGCGGTCGACGGTCTTCGAAATACGAACGGCTCCACCGAAGAAATTGCGACCAACTGGCTGCCTAGCGTGCAGGCGTCGCAGGCGATCAATCTCGCCATGACGAATTTGCGCCTCGCCTACCGTGATCACATCATCGCGCAGTCGGATGCAGAAAAGAAAACGCGCGAAGAAGCCATCAAAGTCGCGGAGGATACAGTTGGCAAAGCGGTGGACGCCTATCTTCCGCTGGCATCATCCGACCACGAGCGCGAACTGATCAAGACGATCAAGGAGAGTGTTGGTGGTTACATCGCCAGCAGCTCGCAGCTGCTCGTCCTTTCCCGGGCCAACAAGACCGAAGAAGCGGGGCAATATCTGGGCGGCGAGATGCGCTCCTATTCGGACAAGCTGAAGGAGGCAACTGCGGCCCTGGTCGAACTGAACGTCAGCGGCAGCAACACGGCCGCCGAACTCAGCAAGGAGACCTTCGCCTCGATAGAATTCGAGCTGTTTGCCGCGATCGGCTTTGCGGGATTGCTCGTTCTCGGCGCCGTCGTCTTCGTGCTGACTGGCATCGCCAATCCGATTACAGGCATCACTGCCTCGATGCGGCGGCTGGCCGAGGGAGACACCGGTTCGGAGATTCCGTTTGCCGACCGCGCCGACGAAATCGGATCGATGGCGGGGGCGGTGGAGATCTTTCGCCAGGCCGCGATCACCAACAAGCGAATGGCAATCGAAGCCGACGAAAACCGCAACAGGGCGGAGGCCGATCGCCTTGCCGCCCAGCAGCAGGCGGAAGCTGACGCCTCCGAGCGGCTGCGCATCGCCACCTCGGGTCTCGCCGCCGGTTTGAAGCGGCTGGCCGGAGGCGATCTCGCCTTCCAGCTCAACGAGACTTTCGCTCCCGACTTCGAGGCGCTACGTCATGACTTCAACCAGTCCGTCACCCAACTTGGCTCAACGCTGAGAGCGATTTCCGAAAGCATCGGCACGATCGACGAAGGCACGCGGGAAATCTCCTCCGGGGCGAGCGATCTTGCAAAGCGCACGGAACAGCAGGCGGCTTCTCTCGAAGAGACGGCGGCTGCACTGGAAGAGATCACGGCGAATGTGTCGAACTCCAGCAAGCGAACCGAGGAGACGCGCACGGTGGCCACGGAGGCAAATCGCAGCGCCGGGGTCTCCGCGGAGGTCGTTTCCCACGCCGAAGAGGCTATGGAACGCATCGAGACCTCGTCACAGCAGATTTCCAACATCATCAGCGTCATCGACGAAATTGCATTCCAGACCAACCTTCTCGCCCTCAATGCCGGCGTGGAAGCGGCAAGAGCCGGCGAGGCCGGCAAGGGCTTCGCCGTTGTCGCCCAGGAAGTGCGCGAACTCGCCCAGCGCTCGGCAAGTGCCGCCAAGGAAATCAAGGGCCTGATCCAGAACTCCTCGAAGGAGGTGGAAGGCGGGGTCAAGCTGGTGCGCGATACCGGCCAGGCCTTGAAGACCATCGGCGGCTTCATCACCCAGATCAATCACCATATGGATTCGATCGCCACTTCTGCGAAAGAGCAGTCCATCGGCCTCAGCGAAGTCAACGTCGCGGTCAACCGGATGGACCAGACCACGCAGCAGAACGCGACCATGGTGCAACAGTCGACCGCGGCGTCCGATTCTCTCGCGCAGGAAGCCCAGAAGCTTCGCGAACTCATCGCCCAGTTCAGGCTCGACGATGCGGTCAGTCAGTCCTCGGCCCTTCGCTCGACGGCGAGAACGATGGCGCAGCCCACGGCCCGTGCAGCCATGCATGCAGTTGCCGCTCGTCGCTGA
- a CDS encoding magnesium and cobalt transport protein CorA translates to MERLKDLNSALAPAGGGSTSPPYERPGVVAAAVYQHGQRIRDIRIEEAGEWRSRENAIVWIGLHEPDEVLLHQVQAEFNLHALAIEDAAQPHQRPKLEIYGDAMFIVARTAHMKDDEIIFGETHLFVGRGYVVSVRHGDSSSYLAVRQRCEATPAALAHGENYILYSILDFIVDNYMPVIEVVQEEVEKLEDLVLREQLEKSDIERLYLLRRKLLRLRNAVVPLVDVCRRYEHIDLPGMDPTLQSLFRDVTDHVRRVQEDIDALREVLAFAFEASVMIGQTEQTAIARKLAAWAAILAVPTAIAGIYGMNFSDMPELKTQYGYFVVLGVIVTLCLGLFGFFRRKKWL, encoded by the coding sequence TTGGAACGGCTGAAGGATCTGAATAGTGCTCTCGCGCCGGCTGGTGGCGGTTCCACATCGCCTCCGTATGAACGGCCCGGCGTCGTGGCTGCCGCTGTTTACCAGCATGGGCAACGCATTCGCGACATCAGGATAGAAGAGGCCGGCGAATGGCGAAGCCGGGAGAATGCCATCGTCTGGATCGGCCTGCACGAGCCGGATGAAGTGCTGCTCCATCAGGTCCAGGCCGAGTTCAATCTCCATGCCCTGGCGATCGAAGACGCGGCACAGCCGCACCAGCGCCCGAAGCTGGAGATTTACGGGGACGCGATGTTCATCGTCGCCCGGACCGCCCATATGAAAGATGACGAAATCATCTTCGGCGAAACGCATTTGTTCGTCGGTCGCGGTTATGTCGTCTCAGTTCGCCACGGAGACTCGTCCTCCTACCTCGCGGTGCGGCAGCGATGCGAGGCCACGCCGGCAGCATTGGCCCACGGCGAGAATTATATTCTCTATTCCATCCTCGATTTCATCGTCGACAACTACATGCCTGTCATCGAGGTCGTGCAGGAGGAGGTCGAGAAGCTCGAGGATCTCGTGCTGCGCGAACAGCTGGAAAAATCCGACATCGAGCGGCTTTACCTGCTGCGGCGCAAGCTGCTGCGGCTGCGCAATGCCGTGGTGCCGCTTGTGGACGTCTGCCGGCGGTACGAGCATATCGATCTTCCCGGCATGGATCCGACGCTGCAGTCGCTGTTTCGCGATGTGACCGATCACGTGCGCCGGGTTCAGGAAGATATCGATGCGTTGCGCGAGGTCCTTGCCTTCGCCTTCGAGGCCAGCGTGATGATCGGCCAGACGGAGCAGACGGCGATCGCCCGCAAGCTCGCCGCCTGGGCGGCAATCCTCGCCGTTCCCACCGCGATCGCCGGTATCTACGGGATGAACTTCAGCGATATGCCGGAACTGAAAACCCAGTACGGTTATTTCGTCGTGCTTGGCGTCATCGTCACCTTGTGCTTGGGCCTCTTCGGTTTCTTCCGTCGGAAGAAGTGGCTCTAG